In one Steroidobacteraceae bacterium genomic region, the following are encoded:
- a CDS encoding 2-isopropylmalate synthase: protein MTSQPERVLIFDTTLRDGEQSPGCSMTKTEKLRVARALTDLGVDVIEAGFPAASPGDWEAVNAIARDVQGSTICGLARCNRSDIELAAKALAPAPRHRLHVFLATSAIHRQYKLNMAKEEILRAAVEGVKIAREFCDDVEFSPEDASRTELEFLAEVVESVIAAGATTVNIPDTVGYTVPHEFAELFRYLRKEVRGIDQVRLSVHCHDDLGMAVANSLMACVAGARQIECTINGIGERAGNCSLEEVVMAIRTREAFFGLSTGIDSKRLYPTSRLVASITGMPIPRNKAVVGENAFAHESGIHQHGMLKHHSTYEIMLPQDVGLSRSNLVLGKHSGRHALRERIQQLGFALDEGDFNRVFESFKMLADKKKELFDGDIEALVLHAEGLDDGPWSMLQLVTAADNREPARATVRLAHVDGRQVQRDAIGDGPVDAAFKAIEAATGIDVDLTKFELRSVSEGEDAQGEAVVYVEYNERSYRGSNVSTNIVEASALAFLEVINRIELGQRLQQHRQPAAAAAN, encoded by the coding sequence ATGACATCGCAACCCGAACGAGTGCTCATATTTGATACGACGTTGCGCGACGGCGAGCAATCGCCGGGCTGCAGCATGACCAAGACCGAGAAGCTGCGCGTAGCTCGGGCACTCACCGATCTGGGTGTCGACGTCATCGAGGCAGGCTTTCCTGCAGCGTCACCGGGCGACTGGGAGGCGGTGAACGCCATAGCGCGCGACGTGCAAGGCTCGACGATTTGCGGCCTTGCCCGCTGCAATCGCTCGGACATCGAGCTGGCAGCGAAGGCCCTTGCTCCCGCGCCGCGGCACCGCTTGCATGTCTTTCTCGCGACGAGCGCCATACACCGGCAGTACAAGCTGAACATGGCCAAAGAGGAAATCCTGCGCGCGGCCGTCGAAGGCGTGAAAATAGCGCGCGAGTTCTGCGACGATGTCGAGTTCTCTCCCGAGGATGCATCACGCACGGAACTCGAGTTTCTCGCCGAGGTAGTCGAATCGGTGATCGCCGCTGGCGCCACGACCGTCAATATCCCCGACACTGTCGGCTATACGGTACCTCACGAATTCGCCGAGCTATTCCGTTATCTTCGCAAGGAAGTGCGCGGCATCGACCAGGTGCGCCTGTCTGTGCATTGCCACGACGACCTCGGCATGGCGGTTGCGAATAGTCTGATGGCTTGCGTTGCCGGTGCCCGCCAGATCGAGTGCACCATCAACGGAATCGGCGAGCGAGCGGGTAACTGCTCGTTGGAGGAAGTCGTGATGGCCATTCGCACGCGCGAGGCCTTTTTCGGCCTGTCGACCGGCATCGACAGCAAGCGGCTCTACCCCACCTCGCGCCTGGTGGCAAGTATCACCGGCATGCCGATACCGCGTAACAAGGCCGTGGTGGGCGAGAATGCCTTTGCACATGAATCGGGTATCCACCAGCACGGCATGCTGAAGCACCACTCGACCTACGAGATCATGCTGCCGCAGGATGTCGGGTTGTCGCGAAGCAACCTCGTGCTGGGCAAGCACAGTGGCCGTCACGCGCTTCGTGAGCGCATCCAGCAGCTTGGTTTTGCGCTCGACGAGGGAGATTTCAATCGGGTCTTCGAGTCATTCAAAATGCTCGCAGATAAAAAGAAGGAATTGTTCGACGGCGACATCGAAGCGCTGGTACTGCATGCTGAGGGTCTGGACGATGGACCCTGGTCGATGCTGCAGCTGGTTACTGCGGCGGATAATCGCGAGCCGGCGCGCGCTACCGTGCGTCTGGCGCATGTCGATGGCCGGCAGGTGCAGCGCGATGCCATAGGTGACGGGCCGGTTGACGCGGCGTTCAAGGCGATTGAGGCGGCCACGGGTATCGATGTCGATTTGACGAAATTCGAATTACGCAGCGTTTCCGAGGGCGAGGATGCGCAAGGCGAAGCGGTCGTCTACGTGGAGTACAATGAGCGAAGTTACCGCGGCAGCAACGTCAGCACGAACATTGTCGAGGCGAGCGCGCTCGCGTTTCTGGAAGTAATAAATCGGATCGAATTGGGTCAGAGATTGCAGCAGCACCGCCAACCGGCCGCTGCTGCAGCGAATTGA
- the ilvC gene encoding ketol-acid reductoisomerase: MKLYSQKDVDRKALAGARIAILGYGSQGRAHALNLADSGFDVVVGVRAGGAGARKARRDGLKTAAPAAAVAGADLVAMLVPDLAQKSLYKEILPSLKRGATLLFAHGFNIHFKQIKPRKDLDVVLIAPKGPGDLVRRQYQQGRGVPCLVAVSQNATGCAHARALAYAHGIGGTRGGVLQTTFAEETETDLFGEQAVLCGGATELVVKGYEVLVEAGYQPAAAYYECLHELKLIVDLLHEGGITKMHEFISETAKYGDLTRGPRVVNSATKREMKKILGEIQDGKFARQWIRENATGRRKYKKMLAADLRHPIEKVGAKLRARMPWLNESGK; encoded by the coding sequence ATGAAGCTCTATTCGCAGAAAGACGTTGATCGTAAGGCGCTGGCAGGCGCGCGCATTGCCATTTTGGGCTACGGCAGTCAGGGTCGCGCACATGCTCTGAACCTTGCAGACAGTGGTTTCGATGTCGTTGTCGGAGTACGTGCGGGCGGTGCGGGCGCGCGCAAAGCGCGGCGCGATGGCCTGAAGACGGCGGCGCCGGCGGCGGCGGTCGCAGGTGCGGACCTGGTTGCAATGTTGGTTCCGGATCTGGCGCAGAAGTCGCTCTACAAAGAGATCCTGCCAAGTCTGAAACGCGGCGCCACCCTGTTGTTCGCCCACGGCTTCAACATTCATTTCAAGCAAATCAAGCCGCGCAAGGATCTCGATGTCGTGCTCATCGCGCCGAAAGGACCAGGCGATCTGGTGCGCCGCCAATACCAACAGGGCCGCGGCGTTCCTTGCCTGGTGGCAGTTTCGCAAAATGCGACCGGATGCGCCCACGCCCGCGCCCTCGCCTATGCGCACGGCATCGGCGGCACCCGTGGTGGCGTACTGCAAACGACATTCGCCGAGGAAACGGAAACAGATCTTTTCGGCGAGCAGGCGGTGCTTTGCGGCGGCGCTACGGAACTGGTGGTGAAGGGTTATGAGGTGCTCGTCGAGGCGGGTTACCAGCCGGCTGCCGCCTACTACGAATGCCTGCACGAATTGAAATTGATCGTCGACCTGCTGCACGAAGGCGGCATAACCAAAATGCACGAATTCATCAGCGAAACTGCCAAGTATGGCGATCTCACCCGCGGGCCGCGCGTGGTCAACAGCGCGACCAAACGCGAGATGAAGAAGATTCTCGGTGAGATCCAGGACGGCAAATTCGCACGGCAATGGATCCGTGAAAATGCCACCGGGCGACGCAAGTACAAGAAGATGCTGGCGGCGGATCTGCGTCACCCAATCGAGAAGGTAGGGGCAAAACTGCGCGCGCGCATGCCCTGGTTGAACGAGTCCGGCAAATAA
- the leuD gene encoding 3-isopropylmalate dehydratase small subunit, which translates to MNGIKLIKSCTVVMPAANIDTDQIIPGRFLTTTEKTGLGQHLFADWRYDKDGLERSEFILNQPAVRGCRILVAGPNIGCGSSREHAPWALLDYGFQAVISTQIADIFRNNSLKNGLVPVIVEPRAHAWLLDHPGAEVEIDIEAGELRMGSGGTAGFTLEEFARYCLLNGIDELGYLLAQESAIESYEARLA; encoded by the coding sequence ATGAACGGCATCAAACTGATCAAATCGTGCACTGTCGTGATGCCAGCGGCCAACATCGACACCGATCAGATCATTCCGGGGCGGTTTCTGACTACCACGGAAAAGACCGGTCTCGGCCAGCACCTCTTTGCCGACTGGCGCTACGACAAGGACGGTCTGGAGCGTTCCGAGTTCATTCTCAACCAACCCGCGGTGCGCGGCTGCCGGATCCTCGTGGCCGGGCCCAATATCGGCTGCGGATCGTCACGCGAGCACGCACCATGGGCGCTCCTCGATTACGGCTTCCAGGCGGTCATAAGCACGCAGATCGCCGACATATTTCGCAATAACTCGCTGAAGAACGGCCTGGTTCCGGTCATCGTCGAGCCAAGGGCGCACGCTTGGTTGCTGGATCATCCAGGCGCGGAAGTCGAAATCGACATCGAGGCCGGCGAGCTACGCATGGGCAGTGGTGGAACCGCGGGCTTCACACTCGAGGAATTTGCGCGTTACTGCCTTTTGAATGGCATAGATGAACTCGGCTATCTTCTCGCGCAAGAGTCGGCCATAGAGAGCTACGAAGCCAGGCTGGCATGA
- a CDS encoding DMT family transporter, whose product MTDSGNSVAPRHLLLLVAITLVWGFNLIAAVEGVRQLPPLTFAFLRFAVVAVLLLPLLRFHRGAMGAMVSAALLAGGLHFGLLFVGLSTAVSVSSVAIASQLGVPFATLLSVALLGERIRWRRWCGIALAFAGVIVMGFDPRIFSNWQSLSLVVLSAFIGALGLIAIKKLQGFGALELQAWLSLISVPLLLALAWVFEGPPLEAAMRAPMSAWLSVLYTAIGASLFAHSSFYYLIRRYPVTSLAPMTTLSPVFSVMFATTLLHDPLSTRIIAGGILTVAGVAIVTLREGRIAEAAS is encoded by the coding sequence GTGACCGATTCCGGCAATTCCGTTGCACCCCGCCACCTGCTGCTGCTGGTCGCAATCACGCTGGTATGGGGATTTAACCTGATAGCCGCAGTTGAAGGCGTCCGCCAGCTCCCACCGCTGACGTTTGCATTTTTGCGCTTTGCCGTGGTTGCTGTCCTGCTATTGCCATTGCTGCGTTTCCATCGCGGCGCGATGGGCGCAATGGTCTCAGCGGCACTATTGGCCGGGGGGCTGCATTTTGGATTGCTCTTCGTGGGCCTCAGCACGGCGGTCAGCGTGAGCTCGGTGGCCATCGCGAGCCAGCTCGGAGTGCCATTTGCGACCTTGCTATCGGTCGCGTTGCTCGGCGAGCGCATTCGCTGGCGCCGATGGTGCGGTATCGCGCTCGCGTTCGCGGGGGTAATCGTCATGGGCTTCGACCCGAGGATCTTCAGCAACTGGCAGAGTCTCTCGCTGGTCGTACTGTCTGCGTTCATTGGCGCGCTCGGGCTCATCGCCATAAAGAAGCTGCAAGGTTTCGGGGCACTTGAACTCCAGGCCTGGCTGTCCTTGATCAGTGTGCCGTTGCTGCTGGCGCTGGCATGGGTATTCGAAGGGCCGCCGTTGGAAGCTGCAATGCGCGCACCAATGAGCGCCTGGCTATCCGTCCTCTATACTGCGATTGGCGCGAGCCTGTTTGCGCATTCGAGCTTCTATTACCTCATTCGCCGTTATCCGGTCACCAGCCTTGCACCAATGACCACGCTGTCGCCGGTATTCTCGGTCATGTTCGCGACGACCTTGCTGCATGATCCATTGAGCACACGAATCATTGCCGGGGGTATCCTGACGGTGGCCGGAGTGGCGATCGTGACCCTGCGTGAAGGACGGATCGCGGAGGCCGCCAGCTGA
- a CDS encoding branched-chain amino acid transaminase — MPIPATKYIWFNGRLVHWEKATVHVLSHALHYGSSVFEGVRAYATPDGVAIFRLKDHSRRFADSAKIYRIKLPFDADAISAACRTVVSANGLGRGAYIRPVAFRGYGEIGVAPAIDPPTEVAVAAWEWGKYLGQDSEAEGVDVCVSSWNRVAPNTLPAMAKAGGNYLSSQLISMEAKRLGFAEGIGLAADGTVSEGAGENLFLVKDGTILTPGFGHSVLAGITRDSVICLAREAGIEVRETTIPREMLYLADELFMTGTAAEVTPVRSVDRLMIGDGKRGPVTKLLQGAFFGLFDGSRTDKHGWLDYVDMNARPMAVDG; from the coding sequence ATGCCCATTCCTGCCACGAAATACATCTGGTTCAACGGCCGACTGGTTCATTGGGAGAAAGCCACGGTGCACGTGCTTTCGCATGCGTTGCATTACGGCAGTTCCGTATTCGAAGGTGTGCGTGCCTATGCGACACCCGATGGCGTTGCGATTTTCCGCCTCAAGGACCATTCACGCCGCTTTGCCGACTCGGCAAAGATCTACCGTATCAAGCTGCCATTTGATGCGGACGCGATCAGCGCGGCCTGCCGCACGGTCGTCTCGGCCAATGGACTTGGCCGGGGTGCGTATATCCGACCCGTCGCATTCCGTGGCTATGGAGAGATTGGGGTTGCACCAGCCATCGATCCGCCAACGGAAGTTGCTGTGGCGGCGTGGGAATGGGGCAAGTATCTCGGCCAGGATAGCGAGGCCGAAGGTGTCGATGTCTGCGTATCGTCGTGGAATCGGGTTGCTCCGAACACGCTCCCGGCCATGGCGAAAGCGGGTGGCAACTATCTGTCGAGCCAGCTCATCAGCATGGAGGCCAAGCGTCTCGGCTTCGCCGAAGGCATCGGGCTCGCGGCCGACGGTACGGTCAGCGAAGGTGCCGGCGAGAATCTGTTCCTGGTCAAGGATGGCACCATCCTGACTCCCGGCTTCGGCCACTCGGTCCTCGCAGGGATTACCCGCGATTCGGTCATTTGCCTTGCCAGGGAGGCTGGTATCGAAGTGCGCGAGACCACTATTCCACGCGAAATGCTCTATCTGGCCGACGAGCTGTTCATGACCGGCACGGCCGCCGAAGTCACGCCGGTCCGTTCAGTCGATCGCCTCATGATAGGCGATGGCAAGCGCGGGCCTGTCACGAAGTTGCTGCAAGGCGCATTCTTCGGGCTATTCGATGGCAGCCGCACGGACAAACACGGTTGGCTCGACTACGTCGACATGAACGCGCGTCCGATGGCAGTAGACGGCTGA
- the leuC gene encoding 3-isopropylmalate dehydratase large subunit produces the protein MAARTLFEKVWSSHEVVAETAATPAVLYVDLHLTHEVTSPQAFAVLRQRGLKLRRPDKTVATMDHATPTRTEQVFGGVPISIASAAHQVAELEKNCREFGVELLDLKDKRRGIVHIIGPELGLTQPGRTIVCGDSHTSTHGAFGALAFGIGTTEVGHVMATQCLLQRKPKTLAIEVTGALPTGVSAKDLILAIINQIGVDGGTGHVIEYRGPTIASLDMDERMTVCNMSIEAGARAGMIAPDQTTFDYLRNRARSPEGGDWERAIAHWRTLPTDPGARFDRSVAVDAGQLQPMITWGTNPGMSVAVNGHVPDHEPSAIERAALTYMGLAPGERLTEKSINVVFVGSCTNGRLSDLRSAASVMRGRKVARNVRMLVVPGSQAVKAEAEAEGLHKIFLDAGAEWRESGCSMCLGMNGDTVDRGEYSVSTSNRNFEGRQGVGARTLLASPATAAASAVRGKIADPRDFLQ, from the coding sequence ATGGCCGCGCGAACACTTTTCGAAAAGGTCTGGTCCAGTCATGAGGTGGTCGCCGAGACGGCCGCTACGCCGGCAGTACTCTATGTCGACTTGCATCTCACTCACGAAGTGACATCGCCGCAGGCCTTCGCGGTTTTGCGCCAGCGCGGCCTCAAACTGCGTCGGCCGGACAAGACCGTGGCGACGATGGATCATGCTACGCCGACCCGTACCGAACAGGTCTTCGGCGGAGTTCCTATCAGTATCGCATCGGCTGCCCACCAGGTTGCTGAACTCGAAAAGAACTGCCGTGAATTCGGTGTCGAACTTCTCGACCTGAAGGACAAGCGTCGCGGGATCGTGCATATCATCGGGCCGGAGCTTGGCCTCACGCAGCCCGGTCGCACCATCGTGTGCGGCGACAGTCACACCAGCACGCACGGTGCGTTCGGGGCACTGGCATTTGGCATCGGCACGACCGAAGTCGGTCACGTAATGGCGACGCAATGCCTGTTGCAGCGCAAGCCAAAAACCCTGGCCATCGAAGTCACGGGCGCCTTGCCGACCGGCGTCAGCGCCAAGGACCTGATACTCGCGATCATCAATCAAATCGGTGTGGATGGTGGCACCGGGCACGTCATCGAATACCGAGGTCCCACGATAGCATCGCTCGATATGGACGAGCGCATGACGGTGTGCAACATGAGCATTGAGGCGGGCGCACGCGCCGGCATGATTGCTCCCGATCAGACGACTTTCGACTATCTGCGAAACCGTGCACGCTCGCCGGAGGGCGGGGACTGGGAGCGCGCTATAGCCCACTGGCGCACGCTGCCAACCGACCCCGGTGCTCGATTCGACCGAAGCGTTGCGGTCGATGCCGGCCAACTTCAGCCCATGATCACCTGGGGAACGAACCCGGGAATGAGCGTGGCGGTCAACGGCCATGTGCCCGATCATGAGCCCAGCGCGATCGAGCGGGCCGCTCTCACCTACATGGGTCTCGCGCCGGGTGAGCGCCTCACCGAAAAATCCATCAACGTTGTGTTCGTTGGTAGCTGTACCAATGGGCGCCTGTCGGATCTTCGTTCGGCGGCCAGCGTCATGCGTGGTCGCAAGGTTGCCAGGAACGTGCGCATGCTGGTCGTGCCGGGCTCGCAGGCCGTGAAAGCCGAAGCCGAAGCCGAGGGCTTGCACAAGATATTCCTGGATGCCGGCGCCGAATGGCGAGAATCTGGGTGCTCGATGTGCCTGGGAATGAACGGCGACACAGTCGACCGCGGCGAATATTCGGTGAGCACGAGCAACCGGAATTTCGAGGGGCGTCAGGGCGTCGGCGCGCGCACGTTGCTGGCCTCGCCGGCAACGGCTGCTGCGTCGGCCGTGCGCGGCAAGATTGCCGATCCTCGCGATTTCCTACAGTAG